The Kluyveromyces marxianus DMKU3-1042 DNA, complete genome, chromosome 7 DNA segment CGCTCCTTGCAGACCTCTTATTCCTTGAACTTGGAGGTGTTGCCGGTGTCATGCTCAAACCACTAGAATTCAagttattattgttatatGTTAAAGGTTAGGCAATAGGTGGATCTATATGTTTGAGCTAGCTTTAATTGATATCAGATATAATGATTTAAGCCTTTCTGTCACAAATCCCCTATCTGTTAACCAAAATTTGATCTGTaatttatatatgaatTTTCACCGCGGGAACTTCTTTTAATAGACACAGCTCTATTTCGTCCAGTCAAAAGCAAATATGATTCCTGATCCGTCACGATGAGTTATTCTTGCCTCGCGCTACTTATACTCCGGATTAAAACCCAGCATTCCATATAAACTTTTTGATACCCaaatttttaatttaatGAAAATTTCATTAAATCTGTGAAACCAGCAATATTTCTGATATAGTAGTAAAAAGAGTACTAcataataaagaaaaaacaatttgGATAGGAAGCATAGCTGCAGAGTGTTTTTGGGAGGAGTTTAGAGGATCAGGATATTGGCGATCAGGATATTGGCGATCAGGATCTGGGGTAGTAGGTTGAGAAACTAattgtttcttttatttGGACTCGTGATGAATGCTTTGTATAACCATGCTGTTAAACAGCGAagtttgttgaacaaagaTCTAGGAAAGCTAGAAAAGGAGAGCATAGTGGCACCCATTTCTCTTCAAGGTACTATTGCAACAACTTTGATATCGCTTGAGAAAACTATTAGTCAATATAAGGAACAACTCAAACAGTATGGACTGAACAATGCGGACGACGACGAGGCCACCAAGTTGAAATACGAAACGAGGTTACAAACGTTAACACAGGATTATGAGGATGCGAAGAGTAAGTTTATGGAATTGAAGGCGAAGCTGTCTAATTCGATCGCTAGAGAACAGTTATTACGTCAAGACACATCGATGGTTGAGGATAATGTAATGAATAAAAGGAACATAAATACAAGGCAACAAACACTATCAACATTTGGAATAGGGGAGACTTCTGATGGAGATCATGAGCGAACTACGATCAATTCAGCTGCTGGTCTACCCTTATATGAGGGAATGAAAAAAGAACATTCTATTTTTGATAGGAGTAATGCACAGTTGGATAGAATTATACAAATGGGTCAGGAATCACTCGATGATATTATAGAACAAAATAAGGTCCTTCAAAGATTGCAGTCCCAAATGTCTAAATCCTTACATACTTTAGGTATTTCTGATGAAACCATTGAGAAGATTAATAAGAGAGTGTTCAAGGACAAATTGATTTTTTATGTTGCGCTACTCTTGTTGATTTTAGGAATATATTTCGTGCAAAAGTGGTTTAGATGATAACTTCAAATGTTGACTGCAGAATATGtacaatatatatcaatcgcaaaaaataacaatatttaCAAAGGATCGAGGATTGCTTATGCTTTCCAAAATAAGCAAGATGCGTGCTTACCTGCCCTTATTTCTTGCTTATTTGAAAGAACtaatttattcttttcatcgtATAAGGTACTCACGTTCTTACTGTCATAATGTTCTCCGGGTTCTATCAACTTTGGGATAGCTTTTGGTTTATCGTATTTAATCTTCTTGCCGTTTCCTAGCTGTCCGCAATCGTTAGAACCCCAACACATTACTTCGCCGTTCTTTAACTTCACAAAAGTGTGCTGTCCACCACAATACCAGTCTGCTACTTTCGCATTagaatctttgaaatcgTTGataattttcattttcgtaGGATCAGATTGCGAATGCTTGAAGTGGCCATTGCCTAATTGCCCTTGAATTCCGTTACCAAATGCAAAATACGTAATATCACTCTGTTCGTCCATTGCTAGCGGTCTATCGCGTTTGAATAGTTGCAGAATGTCCTGAGAAGAAATCACAACATATGATGTATCTCCTGAGCAATGGATATCTACACATTTCAAGAAGCTTTGTTTGTCAAAATGACCACTAAAAGTACTAACCTTCTTTGGGAAAGGAACATATTCCATATCATAGCTAATATTTTGGCCCAATTGACCATATGTATTCAAtccaaaagagaataattCACCATTCGAATCAATTGCTAAGGTGTGATAGTCACCACAAGCCACTTTTGAAATGTATCTTGACGTTATATGGTCGCCTGTAATACCTTTATTTAGTAATTCAATTTCGTATAATTTGTTCACGGTGGGATACGGATCAAACTGTGAAAAGTTGGGAATACCAAACTGACCTTTTGATCTTTCGTCAGGGTTGGTTTTAACTCCTGTAGAACAAGTGTATGCTTTACCTGCATT contains these protein-coding regions:
- the BOS1 gene encoding Bos1p encodes the protein MNALYNHAVKQRSLLNKDLGKLEKESIVAPISLQGTIATTLISLEKTISQYKEQLKQYGLNNADDDEATKLKYETRLQTLTQDYEDAKSKFMELKAKLSNSIAREQLLRQDTSMVEDNVMNKRNINTRQQTLSTFGIGETSDGDHERTTINSAAGLPLYEGMKKEHSIFDRSNAQLDRIIQMGQESLDDIIEQNKVLQRLQSQMSKSLHTLGISDETIEKINKRVFKDKLIFYVALLLLILGIYFVQKWFR